The genomic segment CTGCCTTCAACATCCCCTTCCTGAATGCGGTAAGTAGATTACGCATGTGGCTTGGTGgcttggggtggggagagcacATGGAGTTGGTAAAACTGCCACCTCAGGTGCAGTGTAGCCCCTTCCCCATTCCCCCCCAAACCCCTGCCCGGGTTGGTCAGCCTCAGCAGAtctccccccatccccaccccttctCCATTTGACAAGAGCAGATGAGATGAGGGGACGTATGAGCAGCTGTGCCTATGAGGAAGGTGGCTATTAATAGCTCCTTATTAGAGCCAAAGAAATGGAGACTTGGAGAGTCTAGGTGACCCAGCTGCAAAGTAGCAGAGATTTCTCAGGAGCTGGCTGAGTCCGGGCTCCAGGCACGAAGAGGTTGCGTGATAGCCAATGACGGCAGGAAAAGTAGGTGGAGATTCTGTCCTCTCCTTGGGGCAGGCACATGAGGCAGGGGTCCCCAGGCCTTGCCCTTTCCTTTCGCTGAAGCACCTGACAGGAatgagctctctgcaaagcacaGGGAGGCCCTACAGCCAGTACCTCGCAGTGCCTGCCAGCTGGGCGCATCCGTGCAGCCCCCTCTCCGTATCTGCCCCCGGCGCGGCTCCCAGCTCTCAAGGGCCGCTCGGTAATAACCGAGATATTGAGTCTGCTCCCGACTCTTTGTCTTGGGTAATGATTCTTGGCTCCCACAGCTGTTCCAGAGGCTTCAAGGCACCAGCTCAATGGTCTGAAGAGCAGAAAGCGCTCCTTGAACTTGGACCAGTGGTTGAAGGGGCTGAAAAGGAAATGAGGGCCACCCCCTCAGGCTCCCACACCGCACTGACTCATCTCCCTGTCATACCTGGGCCTCTCCAAGTCCAGAAGGACTGACTTCAAATCCCCAAGTCAACTCAAGAGGCAGTCAGGACTGTGGGGAGCGGAGACCCAGGGCCTCCTGGACACTGGACTGGGGCTGGTATCACATCGCACCCTCTATTTATGGGAGGAAAAGCAAAGATTAATCTCCAAAGTCTCCAAGCCGTCAGTGTGTCTGAGACTCAAAGGCAGCATTTCTAGCCTGTTAAGTCTGTTCATTGACTCGGGGTAGGTGGATGCATGCATCATCCCACGGAGCGAGGGGCAGGCCTGATCTCAGAGGCTACCATCTTTATCCTGGTGTTTAGTAGTCGTAAAAAGTGAGATAATATGTTTGCAAGCAGCAGTTAACAGTAAGCATTAGACAAGTGGTGGGTGTTACCCTGCATACAGGTGGGAAGTGCTTCTCAACCATTAGTTAGGGGGATCTTTGCACAGCATACCCACCAGATAGAGCCTGTGCTGGGGGAGCTTCCTGCCTGAGGTTAGAGACATAACCCCCACCTTCCAAGAGCCCCAGTCCGATAGAGGGAACAGTCTCTGTCCCGAGGAGCCCCTCGGCCAAGGGAAGAGAGTGTTCTTACTGGTCCAAGAATGGGGCGGGCCCCTGGCAATGTGTATACTTAGTACATTTCTCTGTGGGCCCTGTATGTGTGTACTGGGCATCGGAACGGGTGCCGAGGGAAGGAGGCCGGTCCCTGCCTTCAGAGCCAGCCATACAGCACTTGCAGAATGTGATCGCCGGCGCCACCAAACATGGGTCCTAGGAGCAGCCCTGTCAGTGGCCCAGGAGTCACTTCTCTGCTTCCCTTGGCACTTCCCAGGTCCACCCGCCTCCTAGAGCCATCagtttattctgtttcttagCAGTGCTTCCATCCTATCTCCCCGACCTGACCAGGTCATATTATTCTCAAAACCCTGTGCTGAGCAAGTGCTTAGTAATCGGGgaaaggatggaagaagaaaggagagaacccctccctcaccacccccagTCGCAGAACACACAGCTCGGGAGCGCCTCTGGTCTGAGACCCAAGCTGAGCTGACCAGAGCTGGGGGAACGTGGGGACCCAGGAGCGCACCCCCACCCCATCAGACTGTggcctctcttctccctctgccccaagTCACGCGCACGTCCCAGTGGGTGTGTTCCCGGCCCATGTCTGGAAGGCAGACAGTTCACGCTGACCCTCCCGCCTCCTCTTGAATAGTCCATTCCCCGGTGTGGGTAGAACGGGCCTCCAGCTGAGTGGGTCTGGGAGACGGGGCTGAGGAGCTTGGGGAGAGCAAGTGGGAGTCAGAAAGCCAGCCTGGGCGGGCCCCGCGGGGGCCGGGGGCTGTGAAGAGGCTGACTTCAGTCCTGAGAGCCTGGCATGGGGGCCTGTCAGGCCGGAGTGCTGCACGCCCTGAGGGGGtctgaggggtggggagagggaggcggGAGTGGGCCTGTGCCTGGAGACGTCACCCTGGGCTTCATAAAAGGGGCTGGGTAGGAGAGCCAGTAGCAGAGAGCCCCGAAGCCCAGCTGCCCTCGCTGGGTGTCCACCCGTCTGAGAAGTGCCCCCTGGGAGAGTCTGCAGAGCCTCGCCCTGCCAAGGCCGTGCCAAGGTAGGTGGCCTGCAGCACCCATCTGGGGACGGACGGTCTGCCCAGGGGCCCCCAGGTGGGTGCAGGAATGCAACTGTAAGACTGACACATGTGTCCCGGGCAGGCAAAGAGGGGCCTGATCTTTCCTGATTGCCAGGCTGCCCAAATTATTCTGGCCTGTCTGGTGAGTGCATTGTCTCGGGATTCCCCACTGAGAAGGGGTGACCGTAAGGAATGACCCATGCAGAGCCGGGACCAGAGGCCACCGGAGCTTCTGGAGGGAGCTGGGTCCCCTCAGGGCCGACGGCTCCCCAGGACTCCTCTGAGCAGCGGCCCCAGTCTACGGCCGGCACGTACAGAGCCAAGAGGGGCCCCGGCTATCCCGGCACTAGGAACTGGGGTCCCCATGGAAGGAAGCCGCCCCCCTTCTACAGCCTTCTGAACACACCTGGAATGTTCGTGTCACTAGGTACAAACCCCTGGGGCAGGGGTGCGAAGGGACACAAAAATTGTCCCCAGCAGTGAGCCCCTCGAGGCCCCTTGGAAGCTGATGAAATTTTCTGAACAGATGTTAAATGGCCGTGTGTCAGGCAGTGAACCAAGAGTTTGGGGAGTGTGTGTGCGTTGGGGACAGGTAGTGGGGGAGAGCCAGACTTCTCACTTGGCGCCGTGGTCAGTGCTACGATGGGGGGAGGCGGTAGGGCGAGGGGCGCAGGAAGGAAGAACGACCTTCCACCACCAGCCTGCCCGCCCCGGCCCTCACTCACCAGCCTGCTGCTGCAGAGCGGCCAGGGTGCTCCATCCGGAACGCAGACCGCCACACATTCGCTCTGGCCCCGACTGCTCCTGGATGCAGCCCCTCCCGCAGCCTCCGTGCGCTCTGTCCCTCGGGTGAAGTCCCCCCCTCCTGACGGGCAGAAGAGCCCGCAGCTGCCTTCACAGCCAAGCCAGGCTGTCCCGTTGGAGCGCTCCTTGCTGGGAATGCCTTCTGCAAACTGGCCAACTGGAGCTCAGAAACAGCTCGGGCACCACGCCCTGCAGAAAGCCCGCCTGGCCCTCCAGGTTGGGCTGCCTGTGGCTCCCACAGCCCCCTGGGTACTTATACGTCTCCAGCCTATCATTTGTGGTGTTATTTTGAAAGGGTTGGCTTACGACTCAATTTCTTGTGATAGATCcgggggaggagctgggggcaggcaATCCTGAGTGTCAGCGCACCGGTGCATGCCTGGCACCCAGCACCGCACCTAGCTGGTGCTGCCACCCGGAATGATTTCTGGACTAGCCTGGCCCCTGTGCACCCATGGTCTGAAGAAAGGGTTTTGCCCTGTTCTGTCTAATAGGCTGATGCTGCCTCTACTACATGCCCCACTCCAGGCCTTAAGGTTGATGCAGAAAGCTCTGGTCTGGATTTCAGGGTGTCACAGAATCAAAGTCTGCAAGGAGAGGGGACCATCTGAGGGGACAGCTGGTGGCCAGTCTGATCCAatgttcttattttacagatggagcaATAAGGTCCAGAGATCAGGGCTGGGGGTCTTGCTCACATCTCACAGGAaaggagggcagagctggggctggaaaTGAGAATTCCTGATCCCAGGTCAGGATTCCTGCTCTCTACCCATGCCCGGGTCCTGGAGTGAGCagagaagggaatggggaggggggCAAGAACAGAGGGTTGCGTAGGGCTGAGCGTCCATTAGGAGCTGATGGGCACAGATCACAGCCTCCCGCCACTTGCCCACCACGACCGCAGAGACAGGCTCTAGCCTTTTAGGTCTGGCCCAACACCTTTTCTGCTCAAACCTGTCTTCCCATCAGTTTGTCTTTGATCATGTTTGTTGGACAATCTCGAAATGCCTAGTGActttttcaaagagaaattagATGTGGGAGCTGGAATAGCTGTGGGGGAGCATGagaggggaaagaggaagaaggtgaagtgagggtcagaGTACATAGCTCCCATCTCAATAGCCAGAATTATGAGGTCAATTCAGTTCATATCCTCTCAGAGCCCAGGGAGAATAGAATATGGAGACAATTGACCTGATAAGTCAGAGAAAGGTTTCTCTCTCCCCTGAATTACAGGcaagaaaacaatttaataatGCTCTTCAAGGCTGTAAAGAgttatgagagagagagagttgattgcctcattcttctttttttcttgaaaaaggaaaagaattaagtTTCTGTTACCATAGAAGGGAACCAGGCCAGGTTCAAGAAGGCTCATTTTAATGGGGAGAGTGGAGCACAGAACGCTGTGGATTTATGCAGAGCCCAAGGTTGCAGGATGAGCCTGCTCCCAGGCTGCAAAGAGAACGtttgggcctcagtgtcctccacTCAGTGGACCTCTTGTCCCACTTCACTTCACCCCTTTCTGCTCACAGCCACACACTACACCTCACTCCTCTTTCTTCCAACATTCCTTTTGAGCAAACCAGAGATTCAGAATCCTGGCCATTCTCCAACCAGAGAAGTCCTGTCCCTTCCACCAATAAAGATGCTCTTCCTTCCTAACCTTACTGgcttcacctcctccaggaagccctccttgatGATCCTTATGCATGAATTCAGCTTTGACTACACTGTGCAAGCAGCCTCAGTCCCACTTCCATGAATCATTTGTTCAGACCCTTCCCTCCACTGGGGGCCTCCAAGGACAGGGGCTGCCTCCTCTATTCCAGGGCTCTCCCCTTCCCACCAAGCTCACCCCAGCACCCAGCTGGGACTGTGCTCCCAACctacttcctcctccttctctctgtCTTGGCTTCAGGGCACTTCCTGGATCTGCATCTTCTCACCAGGATGAACTCACTGGTTTGGAAGCTGATGCTTCTCCTCTGTGCCACCTCCTTCAGGGAGACATTAGAAAAGGTGGCACCCACGGAGAATCCTAGATCCACAGGTATGCATTGTCTGGAAAGAAGGGTGGTGGGCAAGTGAATTGTTACAAAATGAGAGTTAACCACATTTTTCAGATGATGGCTAGTCTGTGGACATGATTTTAACACTGCATTTAAATGGAAATCTAAGGCTGGCCAATGCAAGTCATTTAGGGGCCCCATCAACCCTGCAAGTAAGAGATGACTTGCCACTGTGATGGGCGTCAAGAGCTCACCTAGGTTCAGGGGCTTGTCAGCCACAGAGCTCCTTCATGGTTCTTATGCTGTGTTCTCTGCTCTGTGCCAACCACCTCTCTGTGCAGATCCATTGGGGAGGAATTCACTATGCAAGTGTCTTTATCAGTGATCTCAGACTCTTTATGgggaattcagaaaaaaaaaagaacctaagCAAAGGACTGATCCTTAATACCTGTCAACCTTAGCAGCTCATTGTGGAACTGATTAGCTGcagaaaccgaggcccagagagggaaagaaaccTCCCTAATGTCACTCAGTCAAGGCTGCATGCAGAAGTCCGGCAGGGGCGGGAGCTCCCCAAGAATATGTTTCTGAGCTAGGACGGTGTGCTGGTCCCTGAGCCAGTGTCATGGGCTTGACTCTGCTTTCTGGGCAAACTGGACTTGTGGCTTAGCCTCTCCGGGCCTCTGTTCCTCTAGCTGTGGCACTTGGAGTCATGCTTTACACATGTGGTATTATCGTGCGCGTAAAACATCCCAGAGCGAAGAGAACGCACCCTGGCTGTCCTCTGCCAAGGGGTGGTTCCTGCAGTCGGGTGTCCCTTCTCAGGGAgggaggcttccccagagaataACCTCACCGCTGCCCCAAGGACAGTGAGTTATTGGTTCTTTTGGGAAAGGTCTTTAGTAAGGCCCAAGCAGCAGCCTGAGCGTGATCCCACTGCTGGGAAGGTGGGTATAACAGGGAAGGAAGCCGTTACTCCTCTCCATCTCAGCCAGGAAGATTTTCATTACTCTGGACCatcccccctcctctcctccaaaTTACGCTGGGGCACTGAGGACAGGAGTAGGGCTCAAAGCCGACTACCTCCCCTGCAACACGCGCCCACTCACACACCAGGCCTCATTTCCACGAATCTCTTGCCACAACTGGCTGGGGCTATTGTCTGCTCAGAGCAGGCTGCACTATTTTACTGCCAAAAATGATAGTCAACTTAATGAGCCTTCATGTGAAGTGCCTTCCAAATTAGCCTTGTTAACCCTCAGTAAGAAGGGAAGACATTACACCCAGAGTGGGGGAGGTGAGCCGGTTAAGGTGACCCAGATAATTTCCCGTTCTTTACTGCGTCCTTATACATCTTATCAGGGGGTCACCATTATGGGAGGAGCGGAGGCATAATGATTTTGGCTCTACTTTCTTGGTTTCTGTAACTACAAGCTTTCTTtagcttttatatatttaaaagcatttcttGAGGCCCTACtccgtgccaggcactgtttgcAGCACTCTGGGAGATACCAAGGTGAACAAACATGGCCCCACCCACGCCAAGGGGCTCTGAGTCCGGCAGGGCAGCCTGATGCAGAGAGGGACCCGTGGCCAGGCAGTGAGTCAGCAAGAGGACCTAAGCTGGGTGTCCAGCAAATCCTTCGTTAGTTTTATTTACCCTGTTTGCTTCCTACAAGGAAGTAATTTCATATAGGAGATATTAAAGATAATTctgaaaacatttgaaatcaaAGCTATGTTGGAGGAGGAGGCGCAGATGGCCCTCTTAGGCCGGTGATTAAGGTGAGCTAAGATGCTCCTGGCGGTGGCGCCTGGCCTTGAGCTCTGCTCCCTGGAGGTCAAGGAACAAAAGGGAAGCACGGTGGGGATGTCAGCAGTGTTCCATCCAGGCCGGGTCCCCCGAGCCCGGGCCTCACCACAGCCTCTCCCTGTGCCTCTGTCCTAGGCCAGCGGCGCGGACCCCTGGGCCTCGCGGACGCCGGGGACCAGAGCCCAGGGTGCACGGAGGCGAAGCCAGCGGCTCGGCAGAGCGCTCGGGGCGCCTCGCTGTGCCCCCCTCCCGGGAGCCCCGCGGGGCCCCAAGCGCCAGGCCTGTGCGCCCCGCGCAGCCGCCTGATCCCCGCACCCCGGGGCGCCGTGCTGGTGCAGCGGGAGAAGGACCTGTCGGCCTACAACTGGAACTCGTTCGGCCTGCGCTACGGCAAACGACAGACGGCGCCGCCTGGAGGCGCGGGGCGGCGCTGAGCACGGACGGGCCGGCAGTGAACTCCCCCTCGACCCCCCCGGCCCGGGGTCGGGCTGCGGGGCTGCGGGGCGGGGCGGCAGGGCTGCGAGAGCGGGACTCGAGCTTTGTCCTGAGGCAATAAAGGAGATGCCGCCGACTCACCCGCGTGTGATTTGTGGCCAATTTTTGCCAACAGCGTTGTTGAGATTGTTGCCCTTCTCTCCTCAATTGGATAATCCCCTGGTTTTAAGATGGCTTTGTTACCAAGGTCAGGGGTTTTCAATAGAGTCTGGTGAAGGACCCGATGCAGATCAATGCTTCTAATCACATACCCACACAATGAAGATGAAGCgccaaaaaactgaaaaacttaaaaataactaatgAGAAGCCCAAATTGGATGCTGTTTAGCTGTTTCAGCAATGCcaaatctttattaaaataattctgaAGCTACCCTCTTAATTGCTGGACTTAACTCACTACAGATGGGTAACAAACATTTTGCACTGGGATTGGGCCACAGCCACTCCTTGAGTAGCGCTGGCCTAGCCCAGGGGAAGACAGACAGCTTAAATACCTTACCCCTTCCCAGGAAGTTTTCTGTCAGTTGGACAACTTAATCTGCAAGACGATGCCAGCCACTGCCCTGTCCACTGAGGCTTAAATGTCACCCTAGCCCTGCAGTCAGACCTGTGCTGGGGTGCTCAGCCCCAAGGCGGGGAAGCCCCCCTTTGTGCGCAAGGGGTGTTAGCAGTGGGCTGGGCCATCCATGCACCTTTCCCCAGGGAAAGCCATGGAAGGGTCCAGTACTTTACACGTATCACTTCTGTGCATCCTGGTAGCCATCCAGGGATGGGCATTTTCACAGGTGAGAACCCTGAGGTTCCGAAAGATAAGTAACTCACGGAAGGCACGCAGCCAATGAGAGGCAAGTGGGGTCAGTCTCCTGACACCAGAACCGGCTCTCTCACCTCACTGTCAGGCCTCTCTGAGATGGCAGGGTTTCCATCTGAGTCCAATATGGTGGACATCAGGAAGGTCAGTCTGCCTTGTGGGGACATTCCTGGAGGCCCCCAACAGCTGGGGAGTTGGAATTGCTGTAGGAAGGGGTAGAGCTTGCCTGAAGGAAAACTCCAGGATATCTGCTCTTCTCCCCAGAAGGAAGCCCCACTGGACAGTAGCTGCAGGCTACTTCTG from the Manis javanica isolate MJ-LG chromosome 11, MJ_LKY, whole genome shotgun sequence genome contains:
- the KISS1 gene encoding metastasis-suppressor KiSS-1, encoding MNSLVWKLMLLLCATSFRETLEKVAPTENPRSTGQRRGPLGLADAGDQSPGCTEAKPAARQSARGASLCPPPGSPAGPQAPGLCAPRSRLIPAPRGAVLVQREKDLSAYNWNSFGLRYGKRQTAPPGGAGRR